The following DNA comes from Rhodospirillaceae bacterium.
TGCGCTGACGCAGCAACAGGAAGAAAAAATGCTGCAAATGTAATGAAAAGGCGTTTCATATGATGCCTCCATGTTGTATTTCTAAAGGATACAAAATCTATAATTATTATCCGTGAGTATGCTCTGGCAAAAAATAAAAGAAAGAGGTAAAAATGACTCCGACTAAAATCATGAAATTTTCTGTCACCGCTTTGGTTGCAACCGTATTTGCGATTACTCTATCCGCTTGTTCTCCAGAGATTGGCAGCAAGGAATGGTGCGACCAGATCAAAGCTAAATCGAAAGGCGATGTGACCGCTAATGAAGCGAAAGATTTCGCCAAGCACTGTATTTTAAAATGACGTTATAACAGGCGGGTGCCGTCTAGAGAGCGACTGTCTGTTTGAT
Coding sequences within:
- a CDS encoding DUF3012 domain-containing protein, producing the protein MKFSVTALVATVFAITLSACSPEIGSKEWCDQIKAKSKGDVTANEAKDFAKHCILK